A window from Citrobacter amalonaticus encodes these proteins:
- the yghX gene encoding YghX family hydrolase: MTRLTAKDFPQELLDYYDYYAHGKISKREFLNLAAKYAVGGVTALALFNMLKPNYALAEQVKFTDPDILPEYIHYPSPNGHGSVRGYLVKPVNTTGKVSAVVVVHENRGLNPYIEDVARRVAKAGYIALAPDGLSSVGGYPGNDEEGKVLQQKVDPTKLMNDFFAAVEFMKQHPDASGKVGITGFCYGGGVSNAAAVAYPELACAVPFYGRQPAAADVPKIKAPILLHYAALDKNINEGWPAYEAALKANNKVYEAWIYPGVNHGFHNDSTPRYDEAAAELAWKRTLGWFDKYL, encoded by the coding sequence ATGACGCGTCTGACAGCCAAAGATTTTCCGCAAGAATTACTCGATTATTATGACTACTACGCCCACGGGAAAATCTCAAAACGGGAGTTCCTCAATCTTGCGGCAAAGTACGCCGTTGGCGGGGTGACGGCGCTGGCGCTCTTCAATATGCTCAAGCCCAACTACGCGCTGGCGGAACAGGTGAAATTTACCGATCCCGATATATTGCCTGAATATATTCATTATCCGTCACCAAACGGTCATGGCAGCGTGCGCGGCTATCTGGTGAAGCCGGTCAACACAACGGGCAAGGTATCCGCCGTGGTGGTGGTACATGAGAACCGGGGGCTGAATCCTTATATTGAAGATGTTGCAAGGCGGGTAGCAAAAGCGGGCTACATTGCGCTGGCACCCGACGGTTTAAGCTCGGTAGGTGGCTATCCAGGAAACGATGAAGAAGGGAAGGTCTTGCAGCAGAAAGTGGATCCGACAAAGCTGATGAATGACTTTTTCGCTGCCGTCGAGTTTATGAAGCAACACCCGGACGCCAGCGGGAAAGTGGGGATCACCGGATTTTGTTACGGCGGTGGCGTCTCAAATGCCGCTGCCGTGGCCTATCCTGAACTGGCGTGTGCGGTGCCGTTTTATGGTCGCCAGCCTGCCGCTGCGGATGTGCCGAAGATAAAAGCGCCGATCCTGCTGCACTACGCGGCGCTGGATAAAAATATCAATGAAGGCTGGCCCGCCTATGAAGCCGCGCTGAAGGCCAACAATAAGGTCTATGAAGCCTGGATCTATCCCGGTGTAAACCACGGATTTCATAATGATTCCACACCGCGATATGACGAGGCTGCCGCCGAATTAGCATGGAAACGAACGTTGGGATGGTTTGATAAATATTTATGA
- a CDS encoding methyl-accepting chemotaxis protein: MRLLQNFTIRLVMLTILGVFCLLWSGVGLYSVHALSKVSEGNEVDRHLVRQMTVLSQGNDQYFRFVTRLSRAMELKASGGTPDFAPVQQALDNMSKKLQEMKTLSPGPMDPEVAAAVLASWQDLLDKGVTPQMQLAQQGTQSAWSEQANNVTPALSRAFGASAERFNKAAGVMLDQTRVMVDGKTSIIRTLIIGAVILGIAILFFTDRYLVTMLVKPLARIRQQFRQIAQGDLSQPIDDIGRNCVGQLVPLLRAMQDSLRDAVNTIRSGSDNIWRGATEISSGNNDLSSRTEEQAAALEETAASMEQLTATVKLNADNARQASLLADAASRTAGKGGSLVSEVVETMDGISASSKQIAEITTVINSIAFQTNILALNAAVEAARAGEQGRGFAVVAGEVRNLASRSANAAKEIETLIAESVRRVDHGATLVKDTGSTMEALLRGVTEVNTIMKQIASASEEQSKGISQVGVAITQMDGVTQQNAALVEQVSAAAAALERQTEDLQRSVQQFRLSQNDAPSLPGKGAAPAGQRRPTPTAAGDEWVAF; encoded by the coding sequence ATGCGACTTTTGCAAAACTTCACCATTCGTCTTGTCATGCTGACAATACTGGGCGTCTTTTGTCTTCTCTGGTCAGGAGTGGGATTATATAGCGTTCACGCGCTGTCAAAAGTGTCAGAAGGCAACGAAGTCGATCGCCATCTTGTTCGCCAGATGACGGTGCTCAGCCAGGGCAACGATCAATATTTCCGCTTTGTTACCCGCCTCAGTCGTGCGATGGAGTTGAAAGCCAGTGGCGGCACGCCGGATTTCGCTCCCGTGCAGCAGGCGCTGGATAACATGAGCAAAAAGTTGCAGGAAATGAAAACGCTCTCGCCAGGGCCGATGGATCCTGAGGTTGCCGCTGCGGTGCTGGCGAGCTGGCAGGATCTGCTCGATAAAGGCGTCACGCCGCAAATGCAACTGGCGCAGCAGGGCACGCAGAGTGCATGGAGTGAGCAGGCGAATAATGTGACGCCTGCGTTGAGCCGGGCGTTTGGTGCCAGTGCAGAACGCTTTAATAAGGCCGCAGGTGTGATGCTCGATCAAACCCGCGTCATGGTAGATGGCAAAACGTCGATCATCCGTACCCTAATCATTGGCGCGGTGATCCTGGGCATTGCAATTCTCTTCTTCACCGATCGCTATCTGGTGACCATGCTGGTGAAACCGCTGGCGCGGATCCGCCAACAGTTTCGCCAGATTGCTCAGGGCGATCTCAGTCAGCCGATTGACGATATTGGCCGCAACTGCGTCGGCCAATTAGTGCCTTTATTACGGGCGATGCAGGACAGTCTGCGCGACGCCGTGAATACTATCCGTTCTGGCAGCGATAATATCTGGCGCGGCGCCACTGAAATCTCCAGCGGCAACAACGATCTTTCATCGCGAACGGAAGAGCAGGCTGCGGCGCTGGAAGAGACGGCTGCCAGCATGGAGCAGCTCACCGCAACGGTGAAACTGAATGCGGATAACGCCCGTCAGGCAAGTCTTCTGGCTGATGCGGCATCACGCACGGCAGGAAAAGGCGGTTCGCTGGTGTCCGAAGTGGTCGAGACCATGGACGGAATTTCCGCCAGCTCGAAGCAGATTGCGGAAATTACGACCGTCATCAATAGCATTGCCTTCCAGACCAACATTCTTGCATTGAACGCTGCGGTCGAAGCGGCGCGTGCGGGTGAGCAAGGGCGTGGATTTGCCGTCGTCGCAGGTGAAGTGCGTAATCTGGCAAGCCGCAGTGCAAACGCGGCAAAAGAGATTGAAACACTGATTGCCGAATCCGTGCGCCGCGTCGACCACGGCGCGACGCTGGTGAAGGATACCGGCTCAACGATGGAGGCGCTCCTGCGTGGCGTGACGGAAGTGAACACCATCATGAAACAAATTGCCTCGGCGTCTGAAGAACAGAGCAAAGGGATTTCGCAGGTGGGCGTTGCGATTACTCAGATGGATGGCGTTACGCAGCAAAACGCCGCGCTGGTGGAGCAGGTTTCCGCCGCGGCTGCGGCGCTGGAGAGACAAACGGAAGATTTACAACGTTCTGTGCAACAGTTCCGGTTATCGCAAAATGACGCCCCCAGTCTCCCCGGAAAAGGTGCCGCTCCCGCCGGGCAGCGACGCCCGACTCCCACAGCGGCAGGCGATGAATGGGTGGCATTCTAA
- a CDS encoding DUF2623 family protein: MNNHFGKGLMAGLNATQADSARNVAKFCSDYKRGFVLGFSHRMFEKTGDRQLSAWEAGILTRRYGLDKEMVMDFFRENQSSITIRFFMAGYRLEG; the protein is encoded by the coding sequence ATGAATAATCATTTTGGCAAGGGTCTGATGGCCGGATTAAACGCCACGCAGGCTGACAGCGCCCGAAACGTAGCGAAATTTTGTTCGGATTATAAACGTGGCTTCGTACTAGGATTCTCGCATCGCATGTTTGAAAAAACCGGCGACAGGCAACTCAGCGCCTGGGAAGCGGGGATCCTGACGCGTCGCTATGGGTTAGATAAAGAAATGGTGATGGATTTCTTTCGGGAAAATCAGTCCAGCATCACGATTCGTTTTTTTATGGCCGGCTATCGACTCGAAGGTTGA
- the hybO gene encoding hydrogenase 2 small subunit — translation MTGDNTLINSHGVNRRDFMKLCAALAATMGLSSKAAAEMAESVSRPQRPPVVWIGAQECTGCTESLLRATHPTVENLVLETISLEYHEVLSAAFGHQVEENKHNALEKYKGQYVLVVDGSIPLKDNGIYCMVAGEPIVDHIRKAAEGAAAIIAIGSCAAWGGVAAAGVNPTGAVGLQEVLPGKTIINIPGCPPNPHNFLATVAHIITWGKPPKLDAKNRPTFAYGRLIHEHCERRPHFDAGRFAKEFGDEGHREGWCLYHLGCKGPETWGNCSTLQFCDVGGVWPVAIGHPCYGCNEEGVGFHKGIHQLAHVENQTPRSEKPDVNMKEGGNISAGAIGLLGGVVGLVAGVSVMAVRELGRQQKKDNADSRGE, via the coding sequence ATGACTGGAGATAACACTCTCATCAATTCCCATGGCGTCAACCGCCGTGATTTCATGAAGCTTTGTGCAGCACTCGCCGCCACAATGGGGCTTAGCAGCAAAGCCGCCGCCGAAATGGCTGAGTCGGTATCCCGTCCGCAGCGCCCGCCGGTTGTCTGGATTGGTGCTCAGGAATGCACGGGCTGTACCGAATCCCTGCTTCGCGCGACCCACCCTACGGTAGAAAACCTTGTCCTGGAGACCATCTCTCTGGAATACCATGAGGTGCTTTCCGCCGCCTTCGGCCACCAGGTTGAAGAGAACAAACACAATGCGCTCGAGAAATACAAAGGGCAGTATGTGTTGGTCGTTGATGGTTCCATCCCGCTAAAAGATAACGGTATTTACTGCATGGTTGCCGGTGAGCCCATTGTGGATCATATCCGCAAAGCGGCAGAAGGCGCGGCGGCAATTATCGCTATCGGTTCCTGCGCTGCATGGGGCGGCGTCGCTGCTGCTGGCGTGAACCCGACCGGTGCGGTTGGCCTGCAGGAAGTTCTGCCGGGTAAAACCATCATCAACATTCCGGGTTGTCCGCCGAACCCGCATAACTTCCTGGCGACCGTCGCCCATATCATCACCTGGGGCAAGCCGCCGAAGCTGGATGCGAAAAACCGTCCGACCTTCGCCTATGGCCGCCTGATTCACGAGCACTGCGAACGTCGTCCGCACTTCGATGCGGGTCGCTTTGCGAAAGAGTTCGGCGATGAAGGTCACCGCGAAGGCTGGTGCCTCTACCACCTCGGCTGTAAAGGGCCTGAGACCTGGGGCAACTGCTCCACACTGCAATTCTGCGACGTTGGCGGCGTCTGGCCGGTGGCGATTGGTCACCCATGCTACGGCTGCAACGAAGAAGGCGTTGGTTTCCATAAGGGCATTCACCAACTTGCTCACGTGGAAAATCAGACACCTCGTTCCGAAAAACCTGATGTGAACATGAAAGAGGGCGGCAACATTTCTGCCGGCGCTATTGGGTTGCTTGGCGGCGTTGTCGGTCTGGTAGCCGGCGTCAGCGTGATGGCGGTACGTGAACTGGGGCGTCAGCAAAAGAAAGATAACGCTGACTCACGGGGAGAATAA
- the hybA gene encoding hydrogenase 2 operon protein HybA produces MNRRNFIKAASGGALLLGAAPSISHAAAENRPPIPGSLGMLYDSTLCVGCQACVTKCQDINFPARNPEGEQTWSNNDKLSPYTNNIIQVWRSGTGVNKDQEENGYAYIKKQCMHCVDPNCVSVCPVSALKKDPKTGIVHYNKDVCTGCRYCMVACPYNVPKYDYNNPFGALHKCELCNQKGVERLDKGGLPGCVEVCPAGAVIFGTREELMAEAQKRLALKPGSEYHYPRQTLKTGDTYVHTVPKYYPHLYGEKEGGGTQVLVLTGVPYENLDLPKLDEISTGARSEHVQHTLYKGMMLPLAVLAGLTVLVRRNTKNDHHDGGDDHES; encoded by the coding sequence GTGAACAGACGTAACTTTATCAAAGCAGCCTCCGGCGGGGCGTTGCTGTTAGGCGCTGCGCCGTCTATCAGCCACGCGGCTGCAGAAAATCGCCCGCCCATCCCCGGTTCTCTGGGTATGTTGTATGACTCGACGCTGTGCGTGGGCTGTCAGGCCTGTGTGACCAAGTGTCAGGATATCAACTTCCCGGCGCGTAACCCGGAAGGGGAGCAGACCTGGTCGAACAACGACAAACTGTCGCCGTACACCAATAACATCATTCAGGTGTGGCGTAGCGGTACAGGCGTGAATAAAGATCAGGAAGAGAACGGCTATGCATACATCAAGAAACAGTGTATGCACTGCGTCGATCCCAACTGCGTTTCCGTCTGCCCGGTTTCCGCACTGAAAAAAGATCCGAAAACCGGCATCGTTCATTACAACAAAGACGTTTGTACCGGCTGCCGTTACTGCATGGTTGCCTGTCCGTACAACGTGCCGAAGTATGACTACAACAACCCGTTTGGTGCGCTTCACAAATGTGAATTGTGTAACCAGAAAGGCGTTGAGCGTCTCGATAAGGGCGGCTTGCCGGGCTGTGTTGAGGTTTGTCCTGCCGGTGCGGTCATTTTTGGTACCCGTGAAGAGTTGATGGCCGAGGCGCAAAAGCGTCTGGCGCTGAAGCCTGGCAGCGAATACCACTATCCGCGTCAAACCCTGAAAACGGGCGATACCTACGTGCATACTGTGCCGAAGTACTATCCACATCTTTACGGTGAAAAAGAGGGCGGTGGGACTCAGGTGCTGGTACTGACCGGGGTGCCTTACGAGAATCTGGATCTGCCGAAGCTGGATGAGATTTCAACCGGCGCGCGTTCCGAACATGTTCAACACACCCTGTATAAAGGCATGATGCTACCACTGGCCGTGCTGGCGGGCTTGACCGTGCTGGTTCGTCGTAATACCAAAAACGACCATCACGACGGAGGAGACGATCATGAGTCATGA
- the hybB gene encoding Ni/Fe-hydrogenase cytochrome b subunit: MSHDPKPLGGKIISKPVIIFGPLIILCMLLIVKRLVFGLGSVSDLNGGFPWGVWIAFDLLIGTGFACGGWALAWAVYVFNRGQYHPLVRPALLASLFGYSLGGLSITIDVGRYWNLPYFYIPGHFNVNSVLFETAVCMTIYIGVMALEFAPALFERLGWKVSLKRLNKLMFFIIALGALLPTMHQSSMGSLMISAGYKVHPLWQSYEMLPLFSVLTAFIMGFSIVIFEGSLVQAGLRGKGPDEKNLFIKLTNTISVMLAIFVVLRFGELVYRGKLSYAFAGDFYSAMFWLEVVLMVFPLVVLRVAKWRNDSRMLYLSALSALLGCATWRLSYSLVAFNPGGGYHYFPTWEELLISIGFVAIEICAYIVLIRLLPILPPLKQNDHNRHEASKA, from the coding sequence ATGAGTCATGATCCTAAACCGCTGGGCGGCAAAATTATCAGCAAACCGGTCATCATCTTCGGGCCGTTAATCATCCTCTGTATGCTCCTGATCGTGAAGCGTCTGGTATTTGGATTGGGGTCTGTCTCCGATCTGAACGGCGGTTTCCCATGGGGCGTCTGGATTGCCTTTGACCTGTTAATCGGCACCGGCTTTGCCTGTGGCGGTTGGGCGCTGGCATGGGCGGTGTATGTCTTCAACCGGGGACAATACCATCCGCTGGTGCGTCCGGCGCTGCTGGCGAGTCTGTTTGGTTATTCTCTGGGTGGCTTGTCGATTACCATTGATGTGGGTCGTTACTGGAACCTGCCGTACTTCTACATTCCGGGTCACTTCAACGTGAACTCGGTTCTGTTCGAGACGGCGGTCTGTATGACCATCTACATTGGGGTGATGGCGCTGGAATTTGCCCCTGCGTTGTTTGAACGTCTGGGCTGGAAGGTGTCGCTGAAACGCCTGAATAAGCTGATGTTCTTCATCATCGCTCTCGGAGCGCTGTTGCCGACCATGCACCAGTCCTCAATGGGCTCGCTGATGATCTCGGCAGGCTACAAGGTGCATCCGCTGTGGCAAAGCTATGAAATGCTGCCGCTGTTCTCGGTATTGACCGCCTTTATTATGGGCTTCTCGATCGTCATCTTCGAAGGCTCTCTGGTTCAGGCTGGCCTGAGAGGAAAAGGCCCGGATGAGAAGAACCTGTTCATCAAGTTGACGAACACCATCAGCGTGATGTTGGCGATTTTTGTCGTGCTGCGCTTTGGTGAGCTGGTTTACCGGGGCAAGCTGTCGTATGCCTTTGCCGGCGATTTCTACTCAGCAATGTTCTGGCTTGAAGTCGTGCTGATGGTCTTCCCGCTGGTCGTCCTGCGTGTTGCTAAATGGCGTAATGATTCACGCATGTTGTACCTGTCTGCGCTCAGCGCGCTGCTGGGTTGCGCGACATGGCGTCTGTCCTATTCGCTGGTGGCATTTAATCCAGGCGGCGGTTACCACTACTTCCCAACCTGGGAAGAACTGTTGATTTCTATTGGTTTTGTGGCTATTGAGATTTGCGCTTACATCGTACTCATTCGTCTACTGCCGATACTTCCTCCTTTAAAACAAAACGATCACAATCGTCATGAGGCGAGCAAAGCATGA
- the hybC gene encoding hydrogenase 2 large subunit, translating to MSQRITIDPVTRIEGHLRIDCEIENGVVSKAWASGTMWRGMEEIVKNRDPRDAWMIVQRICGVCTTTHAISSVRAAESALNIDVPVNAQYIRNIILSAHTTHDHIVHFYQLSALDWVDITSALKADPAKASAMLNGVSTWHLNSAEEFTKVQNKIKDLVASGQLGIFANGYWGHPAMKLPPEVNLIAVAHYLQALECQRDANRVVALLGGKTPHIQNLAVGGVANPINLDGLGVLNLERLMYIKSFIDKLSDFVEQVYKVDTAVIAAFYPEWLERGKGAVNYLAAPEFPTDGKNGSFLFPGGYIENADLASYRPISSHSDEYLIKGIQESAKHAWYKDEAPQAPWEGTTIPEYNGWSDDGKYSWVKSPTFYGKTVEVGPLANMLVKLASGREATKAKLNEIIAIYQKLTGKTLEVAQLHSTLGRIIGRTVHCCELQGILQNQYSALIANIGKGDHTTFVKPNIPATGEFKGVGFLEAPRGMLSHWMVIKDGIISNYQAVVPSTWNSGPRNFNDDVGPYEQSLVGTPIADPEKPLEVVRTIHSFDPCMACAVHVVDADGNEVVSVKVL from the coding sequence ATGAGCCAGAGAATTACTATTGATCCCGTAACCCGTATTGAGGGGCACTTACGTATCGATTGCGAAATCGAAAACGGCGTTGTATCAAAAGCATGGGCCTCCGGTACCATGTGGCGCGGCATGGAAGAGATCGTGAAAAATCGCGATCCGCGTGATGCGTGGATGATTGTGCAACGTATTTGCGGTGTTTGTACGACTACGCACGCGATCTCCTCGGTTCGTGCGGCAGAAAGCGCGCTGAACATTGACGTTCCGGTTAACGCACAATACATCCGTAACATCATTCTTTCAGCGCATACCACTCATGACCATATCGTTCACTTCTATCAGCTTTCGGCGCTGGACTGGGTGGATATTACCTCGGCGCTGAAAGCCGATCCGGCAAAAGCGTCAGCGATGCTGAACGGCGTGTCGACCTGGCATCTGAACAGCGCGGAAGAGTTCACGAAAGTTCAGAACAAGATCAAAGACCTGGTCGCCAGCGGCCAGTTGGGGATTTTCGCCAACGGTTACTGGGGACATCCGGCGATGAAACTGCCGCCGGAAGTGAACCTGATTGCGGTAGCTCACTATCTACAGGCGCTGGAATGCCAACGTGATGCTAACCGCGTGGTGGCACTGCTGGGCGGTAAAACGCCGCACATCCAGAACCTGGCGGTGGGGGGCGTTGCCAACCCGATCAACCTCGACGGTCTGGGCGTACTGAACCTGGAACGCCTGATGTACATCAAGTCCTTCATCGACAAGCTGAGCGACTTTGTTGAACAGGTGTACAAGGTCGATACTGCGGTTATCGCCGCGTTCTATCCAGAATGGCTGGAGCGCGGTAAGGGGGCGGTCAACTATCTGGCTGCGCCGGAATTCCCGACCGACGGTAAAAACGGCAGCTTCCTGTTCCCTGGCGGTTATATTGAGAATGCCGATCTGGCGAGCTATCGTCCGATCTCCTCTCACTCCGACGAGTACCTGATCAAAGGGATCCAGGAGAGCGCCAAACATGCCTGGTATAAAGACGAAGCTCCGCAGGCACCGTGGGAAGGGACGACCATTCCGGAATATAACGGCTGGTCGGATGATGGCAAATATTCATGGGTGAAATCTCCGACCTTCTACGGTAAAACCGTCGAAGTGGGGCCGCTGGCGAATATGCTGGTTAAACTGGCGTCCGGACGTGAGGCCACGAAAGCGAAACTGAATGAAATCATCGCGATTTATCAGAAGCTGACGGGCAAAACGCTGGAAGTGGCGCAGTTGCACTCTACGCTGGGGCGTATTATTGGTCGTACCGTTCACTGCTGTGAACTACAGGGTATCCTGCAGAATCAGTACAGCGCGCTGATTGCCAATATCGGCAAAGGTGACCACACCACGTTCGTGAAACCGAATATTCCGGCGACAGGCGAATTTAAAGGTGTGGGTTTCCTTGAAGCACCGCGCGGGATGCTTTCTCACTGGATGGTGATTAAAGACGGTATCATCAGTAACTATCAGGCGGTTGTACCGTCAACCTGGAACTCCGGCCCGCGTAACTTCAACGATGACGTCGGTCCGTACGAACAGTCGCTGGTAGGTACGCCGATTGCCGATCCGGAAAAACCGCTTGAAGTAGTACGTACTATTCACTCCTTCGATCCTTGTATGGCGTGTGCGGTACACGTTGTTGACGCTGACGGGAACGAAGTTGTCTCTGTGAAGGTTCTGTAA